From the Cryptococcus neoformans var. neoformans JEC21 chromosome 6 sequence genome, the window AAGAATGCTGTCGGGCAAAGCCGGCTGCATCTTGAACTCCCTCGCGATGCGCCCAGCAATGGCCTAGCGAGTGGCCGAGTTAGTCCGTCTGTTATGGGACCGAATACCACTGAGTCGCCTCCTCTTACGCCCTCGGGCAATATCTCTGATATTGATTCACGACCTCCATCTCGAGCGCCAAGTCGACCTCCTAGCGTCAGGCGTCAAAACTCGGCCCCTGGCCATGATATCTCTGTTCAAACTTTTGTTGATCCAAAGAATGCTGTCACGCCTCCCGTAGGTGTATTGGCTCCTCAGCCCCAGCGCAGATTATCACAGAGGTCAGCTGGCTCTCCTAGTCGTCGATCTGCTTCCGCTGGACAAGGGGTCACtgcaaagaaggatgagtcTGCGGGAAACAGTGGTACTAAATTTACTCTCAAGGATCTTGTCGGACTGGGAGATAATAAGGTTAAAAAAGCGTCTGCAGCAGGTTCGGCCAAAGGTTCAGATCGGGGATCAACCAGGGGGAGTGAAATAGGAGACAACAATAGCACAGCATCGTTGTTAAAAAAGTATGGTGTGTGCGATCGTGCTGCCATTGGCAAAGGGGCGACAGCAGTCGTCAGATTAGCGCATAAATGGGatagaagggaagaaaaacTGTACGCGGTGAAGGTAAGCAGTGGCTTGTGCTGGATTAGTGCACGTATCTCACATTCTTAATAGGAGTTCCGTAAGCGTCGTAAGAATGAGACAGAAAAGGATTACGTCAAGAAACTCACTTCAGAGTTCTGCATATCGTCAACCTTGCACCACATCAATGTTGTTGAGACAGTTGATTTAGTGCAAGATGAAGCACATCATTGGTGTGAAGTCATGGAATATTGTCCCGGAGGCGATCTCTATGCCGCAATCAAGAAGGGAGGCATGTCCAGCCAAGAGGTAGAGTGCTCATTCAAGCAAATAATGCAAGGCATTGCATATCTTCATTCCATGGGAGTGGCCCATCGAGATATTAAGCCTGAGAATTTACTTTtagatggaagaggacatGTCAAGGTGCGAGAAAGTTTTATAATGTATCCCGTGTTGCGGTAAAGCTGATGTCCCCTCGTAGATAACTGATTTCGGCGTTTCAGATGTGTTCAGAATGTgttgggaaaagaagacgcACATGAGCAAAGGCTTATGCGGGTCGGAGCCTTATATAGCGCCGGAGCTGTTTGAGCAAAAAGGTTAGCGCTAgtccttttttttactCAACCGGCATGTGACTGACCGATCTTATTCAATTAAGAGTACGATGCTCGTCTTGTTGATGTGTGGGCTGCCGCTATCGTATTCTACTGCATGCAGTTTCAAGAACTGCCATGGAGAATTGCAAAACCAAGCGATCCGACATTTGCCGCCTATATGCAGCAATACAAACCACAACACGTTGTGGACGCGAGTGGCGGAACCCACCATCCTACCCCACCTCCGATCAACAACTTGATCCCAAGGGAATGTCGCAGTGTGATCAAACACATGCTTGATCCAGATCCCAAGACCAGATGGACCGTGGATGAGGCGCTAAAGGACAAATGGCTCGGCAATGTTGAGGTCTGTCAggaaggccaagaaaaTAGTCACAGGCACATCACGGCCGGGATGGATATCGTCAGAGTGTAGATCGTTCAGGTGGCGTTGAC encodes:
- a CDS encoding serine/threonine protein kinase FSK, putative, yielding MSSLPEDGISGASADDAGEDVQPANTVGNAVNMRDLSHVFDTSLQMPSESQPGSTVATPSLSPSLISTAEWEQELASSPPANSAVHTSRPFPSASVTSRQNEQPSILNSHYLSPIPSSPSQKSVTAPLNAPDYLSQRTLPPEPAFPFPSIKHITPNEKLTPSNPPVAGSGQASAALSRPNSSASNDGTSASLAGKNEDSSAAMKSVSRPESIAATTNGHDIISHASGEKRPGTAIKSGRSSSSAVKPPAELISKKSFFHKMFHPNQDKHDGKNAVGQSRLHLELPRDAPSNGLASGRVSPSVMGPNTTESPPLTPSGNISDIDSRPPSRAPSRPPSVRRQNSAPGHDISVQTFVDPKNAVTPPVGVLAPQPQRRLSQRSAGSPSRRSASAGQGVTAKKDESAGNSGTKFTLKDLVGLGDNKVKKASAAGSAKGSDRGSTRGSEIGDNNSTASLLKKYGVCDRAAIGKGATAVVRLAHKWDRREEKLYAVKEFRKRRKNETEKDYVKKLTSEFCISSTLHHINVVETVDLVQDEAHHWCEVMEYCPGGDLYAAIKKGGMSSQEVECSFKQIMQGIAYLHSMGVAHRDIKPENLLLDGRGHVKITDFGVSDVFRMCWEKKTHMSKGLCGSEPYIAPELFEQKEYDARLVDVWAAAIVFYCMQFQELPWRIAKPSDPTFAAYMQQYKPQHVVDASGGTHHPTPPPINNLIPRECRSVIKHMLDPDPKTRWTVDEALKDKWLGNVEVCQEGQENSHRHITAGMDIVRV